Proteins from a genomic interval of Thermoanaerobacterium thermosaccharolyticum DSM 571:
- a CDS encoding alpha-hydroxy-acid oxidizing protein, translating into MDWNEIREKARQNMKGYCRGCKRCDGVACAGEVPGMGGTGTGNSFIENIKALDRWKVKLKTLHDVLKPDISTSFLGYKVKMPIFAAPMTGLKGNAGGYLSERDYDTMAAEACKNVGTIFMSGDANDKDMYPAGIDAIKTTSVLGIPFSKPRTVDEIIEKARIAKEAGAIAFGVDVDGAGLIMMIRSGQFVGPKSRKEIEEIVKNIELPLILKGIMTPEEAEIAAESGAKAIVVSNHGGRVLDFTEGTADVLPDIAKAVGGKIEILVDGGVRTGIDVLKMLSLGAKAVLIGRPIMIAAHGGGREAIEFYFKKVSDELYQAMILTGCKDLKNVPELYKAS; encoded by the coding sequence ATGGATTGGAATGAGATAAGGGAAAAAGCAAGGCAAAACATGAAGGGTTACTGCAGAGGGTGCAAAAGGTGCGATGGTGTCGCATGTGCTGGTGAGGTCCCCGGTATGGGCGGTACAGGCACAGGAAACAGCTTTATCGAGAATATCAAGGCTCTCGACAGATGGAAAGTAAAATTAAAAACACTTCATGACGTTTTAAAACCTGATATAAGCACGTCTTTTTTAGGATATAAAGTTAAAATGCCTATTTTCGCAGCTCCAATGACGGGACTCAAGGGAAATGCCGGTGGATACTTGTCAGAGAGGGATTATGATACGATGGCGGCTGAGGCCTGCAAGAATGTAGGAACGATATTTATGTCAGGAGATGCAAATGATAAAGATATGTACCCTGCAGGCATTGATGCTATAAAAACAACAAGCGTCTTAGGAATACCATTTTCTAAACCAAGGACAGTTGATGAAATAATTGAAAAGGCAAGGATTGCAAAAGAGGCGGGGGCAATAGCATTTGGCGTCGATGTAGATGGTGCAGGGCTTATTATGATGATAAGAAGCGGGCAATTTGTAGGGCCAAAATCAAGAAAAGAGATAGAGGAAATAGTCAAAAATATTGAGCTTCCTTTGATTTTAAAGGGAATCATGACGCCGGAAGAGGCCGAGATTGCTGCGGAATCAGGCGCTAAAGCAATAGTTGTATCAAACCATGGTGGACGTGTGCTGGATTTTACGGAAGGTACTGCTGATGTACTTCCAGATATAGCAAAAGCTGTTGGTGGCAAAATCGAAATACTGGTAGATGGCGGTGTAAGGACTGGAATAGATGTCCTAAAGATGTTATCATTAGGGGCAAAAGCTGTCTTAATAGGCAGACCAATTATGATTGCTGCACATGGCGGCGGAAGAGAAGCAATTGAATTTTACTTTAAAAAAGTTTCTGATGAATTGTACCAAGCAATGATTCTTACAGGATGTAAAGATTTGAAAAATGTACCCGAGCTTTACAAAGCTAGTTGA
- the queF gene encoding preQ(1) synthase: MSERDKKELDELSLLGKKDTKYIFDYDPSLLETFPNKHQENDYFVKFNCPEFTSLCPKTGQPDFATIYISYVPDKLMVESKSLKLYLFSFRNHGDFHEDCVNIIMKDLIKLLDPKYIEVWGKFTPRGGISIDPYCNYGRPGTKWADVAEKRLFYHDMYPEKVDNR, translated from the coding sequence ATGTCTGAGAGAGATAAAAAAGAGTTGGATGAATTGTCGCTGCTAGGTAAAAAAGATACTAAGTATATTTTCGATTACGATCCGTCTCTGCTTGAGACATTTCCAAATAAGCATCAAGAAAATGATTATTTCGTTAAGTTTAATTGTCCGGAATTTACAAGCCTTTGCCCTAAAACGGGGCAGCCGGATTTTGCAACTATATATATTTCATATGTACCTGATAAATTAATGGTTGAAAGCAAATCTTTAAAGCTATATTTATTTAGCTTTAGAAATCATGGCGATTTTCACGAGGATTGTGTCAACATAATAATGAAGGATTTGATTAAGCTTTTAGATCCAAAATATATTGAAGTTTGGGGAAAGTTTACGCCTAGAGGTGGAATATCTATTGATCCGTACTGCAATTACGGAAGACCAGGTACGAAGTGGGCTGACGTAGCGGAGAAAAGGCTTTTTTATCATGACATGTACCCGGAAAAGGTGGATAATAGGTAA
- a CDS encoding nitroreductase family protein, whose product MKDLKEIFEERRSVNFFDKNKDLDEETLEKIIDLAVLTPSAFNLQPWEIIAVKSKEAKEKLYDVALKQPKILDAPVTLIMVGDKNGYKEDNPAWWYMKDVGMPDDKIQGSIDFAKNVLYNTDLKANNFAVRNTSFLCMSIMYAAKYYGVDSHAMIGFEEDKLKEAFGIPEDKVVVLLISLGYFDESKTLYPRLKRNGYEKIVKVV is encoded by the coding sequence ATGAAAGATTTAAAAGAAATATTTGAAGAAAGGCGTTCTGTCAACTTTTTTGACAAAAATAAGGATCTTGATGAGGAAACATTGGAAAAAATAATCGACTTAGCAGTGCTAACACCATCAGCATTTAACCTTCAACCGTGGGAAATAATCGCTGTGAAGTCAAAAGAAGCAAAGGAGAAGCTTTATGATGTCGCTTTAAAGCAGCCGAAAATTCTCGATGCACCTGTCACTCTAATTATGGTAGGAGATAAAAACGGTTATAAAGAAGATAATCCTGCGTGGTGGTATATGAAAGATGTAGGAATGCCTGATGACAAAATACAAGGAAGCATCGATTTTGCAAAAAATGTTCTGTACAATACAGATTTAAAAGCAAATAATTTTGCAGTAAGAAATACATCATTTCTATGTATGTCGATAATGTACGCTGCAAAATACTACGGCGTTGATTCACATGCAATGATCGGCTTCGAAGAGGATAAACTAAAAGAAGCTTTTGGCATACCAGAAGATAAAGTTGTGGTGCTACTGATTTCTCTCGGATACTTTGATGAAAGCAAGACATTGTACCCAAGATTAAAGCGCAACGGATACGAAAAAATCGTAAAAGTCGTATAG
- the yfcE gene encoding phosphodiesterase — protein MKIGVISDTHGDYASWERAFNYLNDADLILHAGDVLYHGPRNEIPSGYNPKKLIVALNDCSIPILISRGNCDAFVDQMVLNIPIQSPYVFAVVENKRFLVQHGDQITESGIQDLISRYKLDYLITGHTHVPVLRKLDNCIIINPGSTSLSKRDDKINSIGIIEDNDVYIIDLETGDKIFEIKK, from the coding sequence ATGAAAATCGGAGTTATTAGCGATACCCACGGTGATTATGCATCATGGGAAAGAGCGTTTAATTATTTAAACGATGCTGATTTAATATTGCACGCAGGTGATGTACTATATCACGGACCTAGGAATGAAATTCCGTCAGGATATAATCCTAAAAAACTTATTGTAGCTTTAAATGATTGTAGCATACCTATTTTAATATCCAGAGGCAACTGCGATGCTTTCGTTGATCAAATGGTATTAAATATTCCTATTCAATCGCCATATGTGTTTGCAGTAGTAGAAAACAAAAGGTTTTTAGTTCAGCATGGAGATCAGATTACTGAAAGCGGAATACAAGATTTAATTTCCAGATACAAATTAGATTATTTAATAACTGGACATACTCATGTACCTGTATTGAGGAAATTAGATAATTGTATAATTATAAATCCAGGTTCAACATCTTTAAGCAAAAGAGATGATAAAATAAACTCGATAGGTATAATTGAAGATAATGATGTCTACATCATAGATTTAGAAACAGGTGACAAAATATTTGAGATTAAAAAATAA